From a region of the Hypanus sabinus isolate sHypSab1 chromosome 2, sHypSab1.hap1, whole genome shotgun sequence genome:
- the LOC132390632 gene encoding deleted in malignant brain tumors 1 protein-like, translating into MNACSGRVEVLRGETWGTVCDAYWDLKDAAVVCNHLHCGKALSAPVGAFFGQGTGMIWNDVNECRGNEMRLNECLIASWGQHQCTHDRDASVICSDDISVRLVNGGSRCAGRVEVYYNGSWGTVCDDGWDLTDAHVVCKEMNCGFAVNATVSSWFGQGAGPIWMDNLNCSTNKSALWKCLSRRWGDNDCIHKEDAGVICSEHRDIRLVNGTNPCQGRLEVFFNGTWGTVCSDSFGIENAQVVCSQLNCSSAISVVDKDTFGEGTGPIWLDDIRCRFEDSLLWQCPSSNWGQHNCRHQEDVGIICSEFRPPKHRVDWVKMNKVVDSFRHDYGNYVAVVRPSEWKTTTTSVMWRAFSESPKRGTGFGNSVADLCVLIHRS; encoded by the exons ATGAACGCCTGTTCAGGTAGAGTGGAAGTGCTACGGGGAGAAACCTGGGGAACAGTCTGCGATGCTTACTGGGATTTGAAGGACGCGGCCGTCGTCTGCAATCATCTCCATTGTGGAAAAGCCTTATCAGCGCCTGTTGGAGCATTCTTTGGTCAGGGTACCGGAATGATATGGAATGACGTAAACGAATGTCGTGGCAATGAGATGCGGTTGAATGAATGCCTCATTGCATCATGGGGACAACATCAGTGCACGCACGATCGGGACGCCAGTGTGATCTGCTCTG atgatatttccGTAAGGCTGGTGAATGGCGGAAGTCGTTGTGCTGGAAGGGTAGAAGTTTATTACAATGGATCGTGGGGGACCGTATGCGATGACGGGTGGGATTTAACAGATGCTCATGTTGTATGCAAAGAAATGAATTGTGGGTTTGCTGTTAATGCCACTGTTTCCAGTTGGTTTGGCCAAGGTGCTGGTCCTATTTGGATGGATAACCTGAACTGTTCAACGAATAAATCAGCCTTGTGGAAATGTCTGTCGAGAAGATGGGGTGACAACGATTGCATTCACAAAGAAGATGCTGGAGTTATCTGTTCGG aacATAGGGACATAAGGTTGGTTAATGGGACGAATCCCTGCCAGGGCAGACTTGAGGTTTTCTTTAACGGAACTTGGGGAACAGTCTGCTCTGATTCATTCGGCATTGAGAATGCACAAGTCGTTTGCTCCCAGCTCAACTGCAGCTCGGCAATATCAGTCGTAGACAAAGACACATTTGGAGAGGGCACTGGACCGATCTGGTTGGATGACATTAGATGTCGTTTTGAAGATTCACTTTTATGGCAATGCCCATCTTCAAATTGGGGTCAACACAACTGCAGACACCAAGAGGATGTCGGGATCATTTGTTCAG AATTTCGGCCGCCGAAGCACCGAGTTGACTGGGTCAAGATGAATAAAGTAGTCGACTCATTTCGCCATGATTACGGTAATTATGTTGctgttgttcgtccttcggagtgGAAGACTACCACGACTTCTGTCatgtggagg GCGTTCTCGGAGTCTCCCAAAcgcggcactggctttggcaattctgttgctgatctctgcgtCCTCATTCACCGCTCGTAA